One Phycisphaerae bacterium DNA window includes the following coding sequences:
- a CDS encoding LacI family transcriptional regulator: MAVTLSDIAEAVGVRKSTVSIVLNNRPNRVKISDRTRRRIFEAAERLGYQPNAAAKALSTKRTGHVGFILSDRVTDGLVNLYYGAIFRGIEHACRQRGYGLNVSLYNLSSVDSFIIPPKVGQRAVDGLILTGYVEAAVVARFREFDIPCVCIGDNVEVAELVPTIACDVVDGLCQAVRHAAELGHRRAILCHEPTRRSREVADLVVQRCAGDPVASRCRLDILEPSAGRCDYDAAACVLEHWLAAPPEERATVIFASDQTQVAMLGLLGARGLMCPRDVSLISSGDTRLSEFANPPLTAVHTDLEQLGRVALDMLVDHLEGGGDLTPRMSKNDYPCRLIVRSSCASHSR, translated from the coding sequence GTGGCTGTGACGCTCAGCGACATTGCCGAAGCGGTCGGTGTCCGTAAGTCCACCGTCTCAATCGTGCTGAACAACCGCCCCAACCGGGTCAAGATCTCCGACCGGACCCGCCGGCGCATCTTCGAAGCCGCCGAACGCCTCGGTTATCAGCCCAACGCCGCCGCCAAGGCCCTCTCGACCAAACGCACCGGCCACGTCGGCTTCATCCTTTCCGACCGCGTCACCGATGGCCTGGTCAACCTCTATTACGGGGCGATCTTCCGCGGCATCGAGCACGCCTGCCGCCAACGCGGCTATGGCCTGAACGTCAGCCTCTACAATCTATCGAGCGTCGACTCCTTCATCATTCCGCCCAAGGTCGGCCAGCGGGCGGTCGACGGCCTGATCCTGACCGGCTATGTCGAAGCCGCTGTGGTTGCCCGTTTCCGCGAGTTCGACATTCCCTGCGTCTGTATCGGCGATAACGTCGAGGTCGCCGAACTGGTGCCCACCATCGCCTGCGACGTGGTCGATGGACTGTGCCAGGCGGTTCGGCACGCCGCCGAGCTGGGGCACCGACGGGCCATCCTCTGCCACGAGCCGACCCGCCGGTCCCGCGAGGTCGCCGATCTGGTCGTTCAGCGGTGCGCCGGCGACCCGGTCGCCTCACGCTGCCGTCTCGATATTCTGGAACCCTCAGCCGGGCGATGCGACTACGATGCGGCGGCTTGCGTTCTGGAGCACTGGCTGGCCGCCCCGCCCGAGGAGCGGGCGACGGTGATCTTCGCCAGCGACCAGACCCAGGTGGCGATGCTCGGTCTTTTGGGCGCCCGCGGACTCATGTGCCCGCGCGACGTGAGCCTCATCAGCAGCGGCGACACCCGGCTCTCCGAGTTCGCCAATCCGCCTCTGACCGCTGTTCACACCGATCTGGAGCAACTCGGCCGCGTCGCCCTCGACATGCTCGTCGACCATCTGGAAGGCGGCGGCGATCTGACGCCGCGGATGTCCAAGAACGACTATCCGTGCCGGCTTATCGTGCGAAGTTCCTGCGCTTCGCATTCACGTTAG
- the folE gene encoding GTP cyclohydrolase I FolE yields the protein MGAGRGPARRRPGRRRGGSRRRRRRARRRHRVFRTPQKEGWSVNRERVADLIRQLLVEIGEDPQRQGLAKTPQRVAEAWEFLTKGYHSDPQREINGAVFDSEANNMIIARDIEVYSLCEHHMLPFFGRCHIGYIARNKVLGVSKLARIVDCLARRLQIQERLTAQIAQEIMRAVEPEGVGVVVECRHLCMMMRGVEKQNSVMTTSTVLGSFHDSPATRTEFLHLINRPVES from the coding sequence ATTGGCGCCGGACGTGGTCCTGCCCGACGACGGCCGGGCCGCCGCCGAGGCGGCTCGCGGCGTCGACGGCGCCGGGCTCGTCGCCGACATCGAGTTTTCCGAACGCCTCAGAAGGAGGGTTGGTCTGTGAACAGGGAACGCGTCGCCGATCTGATACGCCAACTGCTGGTCGAAATCGGAGAAGACCCGCAGCGCCAGGGCCTCGCCAAAACCCCCCAGCGGGTGGCTGAGGCCTGGGAGTTCCTGACCAAGGGCTACCACAGCGACCCGCAGCGGGAGATCAACGGCGCCGTCTTCGACTCCGAAGCCAACAACATGATCATCGCCCGCGACATCGAGGTCTACAGCCTCTGCGAGCACCATATGCTGCCGTTCTTCGGCCGCTGTCACATCGGCTACATCGCCCGCAACAAGGTTCTCGGCGTCAGCAAACTCGCCCGGATCGTCGACTGCCTCGCCCGTCGGCTCCAGATCCAGGAACGCCTCACCGCCCAGATCGCCCAGGAAATCATGCGGGCCGTCGAACCCGAGGGCGTCGGCGTGGTCGTCGAGTGCCGCCACCTGTGCATGATGATGCGCGGCGTCGAGAAACAGAACTCCGTCATGACCACCTCCACCGTCCTGGGCAGCTTCCACGACTCCCCAGCCACCCGCACCGAATTCCTCCACCTGATCAACCGCCCGGTCGAAAGCTGA
- a CDS encoding alpha/beta hydrolase fold domain-containing protein produces MVQPVVRIVGAVICACGLVSCQGFGILPPDQPAEGPGGSDYDHASVRTTVVGRGGEHVWIFEPASPSPQTAPLILFGHGWTAINPKYHGGWIEHLVRRGNIIVYPRYQESIFTPSEEFLPNAIAALRTSIELLQSDDHVSPDLDCFAVVGHSAGAALVVNLAAVAEREGLPAPKAIMAVEPAALRDVPRHGAPLEDLSQIPAQTLLLSVVGDRDTLVGDLDGKRIFNETTAIPLENKDYVVLVSDDHGSPALIADHTAPLAYDEDYDVRSLHTGYLPELCPFLGLECSRRGIDALDYYGLWKLFDGLTDAAFYGINRHYALGDTAEQRFMGLWSDGTPVNELRVTDDPD; encoded by the coding sequence ATGGTTCAGCCGGTGGTTCGAATCGTTGGAGCGGTCATTTGTGCCTGCGGCCTCGTCTCCTGCCAGGGCTTCGGTATCCTGCCGCCCGATCAGCCGGCTGAAGGGCCCGGCGGTTCAGACTATGACCACGCCAGCGTCCGGACCACTGTCGTCGGCCGAGGTGGCGAGCATGTGTGGATCTTCGAGCCCGCCTCACCGTCGCCGCAGACCGCCCCGCTGATCCTCTTCGGCCACGGATGGACCGCCATCAATCCCAAGTACCATGGCGGCTGGATCGAGCATCTTGTCCGCCGCGGCAATATCATCGTCTATCCGCGGTACCAGGAGTCGATCTTCACCCCGTCCGAGGAGTTCCTGCCCAATGCGATCGCCGCCCTGCGGACCTCGATCGAACTGCTGCAATCCGACGACCACGTGAGCCCGGACCTCGACTGCTTCGCCGTGGTCGGCCACTCAGCCGGGGCCGCTCTGGTCGTTAACCTCGCCGCCGTCGCCGAGCGGGAGGGCCTGCCCGCGCCCAAGGCGATCATGGCCGTCGAGCCCGCCGCCCTGCGCGATGTTCCCCGCCACGGAGCACCGCTGGAAGACCTGAGCCAGATTCCCGCTCAGACCCTGCTGCTCTCGGTGGTCGGCGATCGTGACACGCTGGTGGGCGACCTCGACGGCAAACGCATCTTCAATGAGACCACCGCCATTCCGCTTGAAAACAAGGATTACGTGGTCCTCGTTTCCGACGACCACGGCAGCCCGGCCCTGATCGCCGATCACACCGCGCCGCTGGCCTACGATGAGGACTACGACGTGCGCAGCCTGCACACCGGATACCTTCCCGAACTCTGCCCATTCCTCGGCCTCGAGTGCAGCCGCCGCGGCATTGACGCCCTCGACTACTACGGCCTCTGGAAACTCTTCGACGGCCTGACCGACGCCGCCTTCTACGGGATTAACCGCCACTACGCCCTCGGCGACACCGCTGAGCAGCGCTTCATGGGTCTCTGGAGCGACGGCACTCCCGTCAACGAACTCCGCGTCACCGATGATCCCGACTGA
- a CDS encoding SDR family oxidoreductase has product MDLPQHTQDTRKPLTGRTSLVTGAAKRIGRHVALGLARAGANVIVHYGSAEVEAKEVADTIRASGVDAWTVQADLDDPQQAEALVDRSAEQAGPIDVLINNASIFPEGRLADCSAQDILANARINAVAPFLIARAVARQGRQAAIVNFLDARMVDHDPLHVPYNLSKRMLLSLTKMMALEFAPRVRVNAVAPGVILAPVGKDEESYLAKLVTSNPLQRIGTVDQVLDAVMFLLQNEFITGQVLYVDGGRHMKGSVYGG; this is encoded by the coding sequence ATGGACTTGCCGCAGCATACGCAGGATACGCGAAAACCCCTGACCGGCCGAACCTCATTGGTCACCGGGGCGGCCAAGCGCATCGGCCGCCACGTCGCTCTCGGTCTGGCCCGCGCCGGGGCCAACGTGATCGTCCACTACGGCTCAGCGGAAGTTGAGGCCAAGGAAGTGGCCGACACGATCCGCGCCTCGGGCGTTGACGCCTGGACCGTCCAGGCGGATCTGGACGATCCGCAACAGGCCGAGGCCCTCGTCGACCGCTCAGCCGAGCAGGCCGGACCCATCGACGTCCTGATCAACAACGCCTCCATCTTTCCCGAAGGCCGCCTGGCCGACTGCTCCGCCCAGGACATCCTGGCCAACGCCCGGATCAACGCCGTCGCGCCGTTCCTGATCGCGCGGGCGGTGGCCCGGCAGGGCCGTCAAGCCGCCATCGTCAACTTCCTCGACGCCCGCATGGTCGATCACGATCCGCTTCACGTACCGTACAACCTCTCGAAACGCATGCTGCTGTCGCTGACCAAAATGATGGCTTTGGAGTTCGCTCCGCGCGTGCGGGTCAACGCCGTCGCGCCCGGCGTCATCCTTGCTCCGGTCGGCAAGGACGAAGAGAGCTACCTGGCCAAACTCGTCACCAGCAATCCGCTCCAGCGGATCGGCACGGTTGATCAGGTCCTCGACGCCGTCATGTTCCTCCTGCAAAACGAGTTTATCACCGGCCAGGTTCTTTACGTCGACGGCGGCCGACACATGAAAGGGTCCGTCTATGGCGGCTGA
- a CDS encoding pyridoxamine 5'-phosphate oxidase family protein, whose translation MNLSEYFERTRGVGVLATADFSGIVDAAVYARPHMMDENTAAFIMHHRLTYHNLQSNPHAAYLFIEEGSGYQGRRLYLTRIREERDRELIEQLRRRCPVPGQEDDDLYLVYFRVDKIRPLVGNGGQAAED comes from the coding sequence ATGAACCTGTCCGAGTACTTCGAGCGGACGCGCGGGGTGGGTGTGCTCGCGACGGCGGATTTCAGCGGCATTGTGGACGCCGCCGTCTACGCCCGGCCTCACATGATGGATGAGAACACCGCGGCCTTCATCATGCACCACCGCCTTACCTATCACAACCTCCAGTCCAATCCGCACGCCGCGTACCTCTTCATCGAGGAGGGTTCCGGCTACCAGGGCAGACGGCTCTACCTGACCAGGATTCGCGAAGAGCGGGACCGTGAGCTTATCGAACAGCTCCGCCGGCGCTGTCCCGTGCCCGGACAGGAGGACGACGATCTGTACCTGGTCTACTTCCGGGTCGACAAGATCCGCCCGCTGGTGGGCAACGGCGGACAGGCCGCGGAGGATTAG
- a CDS encoding AbrB/MazE/SpoVT family DNA-binding domain-containing protein, producing the protein MGKRLTRHGNSMALVIDRPILDLLKIDEKTELELFTDGSCLVVVPQKDPTRDARIASALETVNRRHGKVLKKLAE; encoded by the coding sequence ATGGGCAAGAGACTGACACGGCACGGAAACAGCATGGCGTTGGTGATCGACCGTCCGATACTGGACCTGCTGAAGATCGATGAGAAGACCGAGCTTGAGCTGTTCACCGACGGCAGTTGCCTGGTCGTGGTCCCGCAGAAGGATCCAACGCGTGACGCACGGATCGCCTCGGCTCTGGAGACGGTGAACCGTCGGCACGGCAAGGTCCTCAAGAAACTGGCGGAGTAG
- a CDS encoding 4a-hydroxytetrahydrobiopterin dehydratase, with translation MNESCSLAQKECVPCKGGVPPLGGEPLRQLQRQLGGGWQVVNEHHLEKDFKFADFRQALDFTNRVGELAEDQGHHPDIYLSWGKVAITIWTHKIDGLTESDFVLAAKIDQLPRGA, from the coding sequence ATGAACGAATCTTGTTCGCTGGCGCAGAAGGAGTGCGTGCCGTGCAAGGGCGGCGTGCCGCCGCTGGGCGGCGAACCGCTGCGGCAGCTCCAACGGCAACTGGGGGGCGGCTGGCAGGTCGTCAACGAGCATCACCTGGAGAAAGACTTCAAGTTCGCCGATTTTCGCCAGGCGCTGGATTTCACCAATCGGGTCGGCGAACTGGCTGAGGACCAGGGGCATCATCCCGATATTTACCTGTCGTGGGGCAAGGTAGCGATCACGATCTGGACGCACAAGATCGACGGGCTGACCGAGAGCGATTTCGTCCTCGCCGCCAAGATCGACCAACTGCCGAGAGGGGCCTGA
- the folB gene encoding dihydroneopterin aldolase, with protein sequence MAADRELDRIHIRDLALRCIVGVYEHERREKQDVLLNLTLEADLLAACRSDRLEDTVDYKSVKKRVIETVESSSCQLIEHLAQKVADVCLADPHVQRVRVVLEKPGALRFARTVAVEIVRERSGHA encoded by the coding sequence ATGGCGGCTGATCGCGAGCTTGATCGCATCCACATCCGCGACCTGGCCCTGCGGTGCATCGTCGGCGTCTACGAGCACGAACGGCGGGAAAAGCAGGACGTCCTGCTCAACCTCACCCTCGAGGCCGACCTTTTGGCGGCGTGCCGATCCGACCGTCTCGAAGACACCGTCGACTACAAGAGTGTCAAGAAAAGGGTTATCGAGACCGTCGAGTCGTCCTCGTGCCAACTCATCGAGCACCTCGCCCAGAAGGTCGCCGACGTTTGCCTCGCCGATCCACACGTTCAGCGGGTCCGCGTCGTGCTGGAAAAACCCGGCGCCCTGCGGTTCGCCCGCACCGTGGCCGTCGAAATCGTCCGGGAGCGCAGCGGCCATGCCTGA
- a CDS encoding type II toxin-antitoxin system death-on-curing family toxin, whose amino-acid sequence MVFLALDDVLLIHADQIERYGGSTGVRDLRLLESAIAVVQASFAGVPLQQDIYEMAAAYMVHLVKNHPFVDGNKRTGLASALIFLEINGVQVVVDDEALYQLVMDVVANRADKRRASEVLRSSGPDTRA is encoded by the coding sequence ATCGTCTTTCTGGCCTTGGACGACGTGCTGCTGATTCATGCCGACCAGATTGAACGCTACGGCGGCAGTACGGGCGTGCGCGATCTTCGGCTGCTGGAATCAGCCATCGCGGTAGTCCAGGCGAGTTTTGCCGGTGTTCCCCTGCAGCAGGACATCTACGAGATGGCTGCGGCATACATGGTCCACCTCGTCAAGAATCACCCCTTCGTAGACGGCAACAAGCGGACCGGGTTGGCATCCGCCCTGATATTCCTGGAAATCAACGGTGTCCAGGTGGTTGTCGACGATGAGGCGCTCTATCAACTGGTGATGGACGTGGTGGCGAACCGCGCCGACAAGCGGCGGGCGTCTGAGGTGCTCCGGTCGTCCGGACCGGACACCAGAGCGTGA
- a CDS encoding type II secretion system protein, translating into MDRRPTSFTLIELLTTIAIISILMGMLLPTIGRSKEDARGIFCSNNLRQLTLANMTYANENFDTWPARGDNSATDYDNALGSWVPCGDAFDPAFDVAKGMLYPLIKNVEVYRCPSDAQPTRGQLSYSINANLYSLRVAKASTAAGITYPMPSRFTQQQDRLIIFVDEGSPNDGNFKPIQPDYDWADDPHWPHNSKSSFSFLDGHGELRLRTDQQIIDYLSPVWFPDDDNREIVEP; encoded by the coding sequence ATGGACAGAAGACCGACCTCGTTCACCCTGATCGAACTCCTGACCACCATCGCCATCATCAGCATCCTCATGGGCATGCTGCTGCCGACGATAGGGCGGTCCAAAGAGGACGCCCGCGGCATCTTCTGCTCCAACAACCTCCGGCAGCTCACGCTGGCCAACATGACCTACGCCAACGAGAACTTCGACACCTGGCCCGCCCGCGGCGACAATTCCGCCACCGACTATGATAATGCCCTCGGTTCGTGGGTTCCCTGCGGCGACGCCTTCGATCCCGCCTTCGATGTGGCCAAAGGCATGCTCTACCCGCTGATCAAGAACGTCGAGGTCTACCGCTGTCCCAGCGACGCCCAGCCGACCAGGGGGCAACTCTCCTACTCTATCAACGCCAACCTCTACTCGCTGCGGGTCGCCAAGGCCAGCACCGCCGCGGGCATCACCTATCCCATGCCCTCGCGCTTCACGCAGCAGCAGGACCGGCTGATCATCTTCGTCGACGAGGGCAGCCCAAACGACGGTAACTTCAAGCCCATCCAGCCCGACTACGACTGGGCCGACGACCCGCACTGGCCGCACAACAGCAAATCGTCGTTCTCCTTCCTCGACGGCCACGGCGAGCTCCGCCTGCGCACCGACCAGCAGATCATCGACTACCTCAGCCCCGTCTGGTTTCCCGACGACGACAACCGCGAGATCGTCGAACCCTGA